One Rhodothermaceae bacterium DNA segment encodes these proteins:
- a CDS encoding ATP-binding protein encodes MHQKKLELKLPSSFKNLDNAVEALQDFVPTLDLDDNLAYRVILLASEALTNAMEHGNQWDEKKEATLHLVKERDRIELIVTDEGDGIDWTQRDPLTEANRLADHGRGQYFMRTMADEVHVEQQGRKLRLIFHCQT; translated from the coding sequence ATGCATCAGAAAAAGCTTGAACTAAAATTACCGTCCAGCTTTAAAAATTTGGACAATGCGGTTGAGGCATTGCAGGATTTTGTACCCACGCTGGACTTAGACGATAATTTAGCTTACCGGGTTATCCTCCTAGCGAGCGAAGCCCTGACTAATGCAATGGAACACGGAAACCAGTGGGATGAAAAAAAAGAGGCAACCCTCCACTTGGTTAAGGAGAGAGATCGGATCGAACTAATTGTGACCGATGAGGGTGATGGTATAGACTGGACACAGCGTGATCCGCTGACGGAGGCAAATCGATTGGCCGATCATGGCCGGGGACAGTATTTCATGCGAACCATGGCAGACGAGGTCCATGTTGAGCAACAAGGCCGCAAGCTACGTTTGATATTTCACTGCCAAACGTAG
- a CDS encoding glycosyltransferase family 4 protein translates to MRHVLVVAYYFPPLGLSGVQRVAGFVRHLPEYGWQPTVITAKPGGYFAHDKSLWSPIEDAGIRVIRTKSLDPTRLFRSGATVRLPQETRRQTLAYISNWLFIPDNKLGWKLFALRAGLRQAAAQRFDAVFSSAPPYTGHLIGRKLSRTLKLPLITDFRDDWVGNPRHIYPTALHRRLHIQQERQVLIQSSAITTINRPILDALEKRHRGENIRGEVIPHGFDEYEAPVKIRAREKLKLVYTGVFYDAQTPEYFLRGISGFLKKNPAMRPKISAIFAGLVPNGFTDLIRTLKLEDVVQYVGYVQHAHVAELQQEADVLWMTIGSRPGSSGISTGKLYEYMGTGKPILALVPPGTARQTLLRYGAAYIVKPESEADVIQALNQITSDWNKENFPSPDESFVSMFSRNRLTEMLAGVLNSVIKTP, encoded by the coding sequence ATGCGACATGTACTGGTCGTAGCATATTACTTCCCTCCACTCGGATTGAGTGGAGTCCAGCGAGTTGCAGGATTCGTACGCCATTTACCGGAATATGGATGGCAACCGACCGTCATTACAGCAAAGCCGGGGGGATATTTTGCTCATGATAAATCGCTGTGGTCTCCCATTGAAGATGCAGGTATTCGTGTCATACGCACAAAGAGCCTTGATCCAACACGGCTCTTTCGCTCGGGTGCTACCGTCCGGTTACCTCAAGAAACAAGAAGACAGACGCTAGCCTACATTAGCAATTGGCTTTTCATCCCGGACAATAAATTGGGATGGAAGCTATTTGCACTACGTGCAGGCTTACGTCAGGCAGCAGCCCAGCGCTTCGATGCCGTTTTCTCCAGCGCGCCGCCCTATACCGGTCACTTGATTGGGAGGAAACTTTCCCGAACACTAAAACTTCCCTTAATCACAGATTTTCGTGACGACTGGGTAGGTAATCCGAGACATATCTACCCAACAGCCCTCCATCGGAGGCTGCATATTCAACAGGAGCGACAGGTTCTGATACAATCATCCGCAATTACGACAATCAACCGTCCAATCCTAGATGCCTTAGAGAAACGGCATCGCGGTGAAAACATAAGGGGAGAGGTCATCCCTCATGGATTCGATGAATACGAGGCCCCTGTAAAGATACGTGCGCGTGAGAAGCTGAAACTTGTCTATACAGGTGTTTTTTACGATGCTCAGACACCAGAGTATTTTTTGAGAGGCATCAGCGGGTTTTTGAAAAAGAATCCTGCGATGCGCCCCAAAATCTCAGCGATCTTTGCTGGCCTCGTACCAAATGGGTTCACGGATCTGATTCGGACCCTGAAATTAGAAGATGTCGTTCAATACGTGGGATACGTACAACATGCCCATGTCGCTGAATTGCAGCAGGAAGCAGATGTATTGTGGATGACCATTGGCAGCAGGCCGGGCTCATCAGGTATCTCAACGGGTAAATTATATGAGTACATGGGGACTGGAAAACCTATACTGGCACTGGTTCCACCAGGGACTGCCCGTCAGACATTGCTCCGTTATGGAGCAGCATACATAGTCAAGCCGGAAAGTGAAGCTGATGTGATCCAAGCGCTCAACCAAATAACAAGCGATTGGAATAAAGAGAATTTCCCCAGTCCCGATGAATCCTTTGTATCTATGTTTAGTCGTAATCGTCTTACAGAAATGTTAGCCGGGGTATTGAACTCCGTAATTAAAACGCCATAG
- a CDS encoding aminopeptidase P family protein encodes MIVHNSEPGSGIQGSWVQETLTSEDATGLIITHLPHIRWACGFTGSNGFLLVREDKLHLFTDRRYETQVTLEVQQAQIHIGSRDLVNHAINKELVDAADRLLVQPEYMTLAEFTHWETSLSGISLLPRKNLLNSHVAVKSEGAIARMRQAQLISDSVFKEVCESITPGVRENELAAMIDYRHMIRGASGMAFETIVAFGANSALPHARPSNQKLRIGDPVLLDFGCIFNGYASDMTRTLYCGVPEGEFRTAYKAVQEAQDQAIQVAHDGIKTSEVDQAARSILTSKGLGEFFSHSTGHGIGLEVHEWPRISANSSATLLKGHTVTIEPGVYLPDKFGIRIEDTVVIGSSACERLSHIERDLITI; translated from the coding sequence GGGGCTAATCATCACCCATTTGCCACATATTCGATGGGCGTGTGGATTTACCGGATCAAATGGGTTTCTTCTTGTGAGAGAAGACAAACTACATTTATTTACGGATCGCCGATATGAGACTCAGGTAACCCTGGAAGTACAGCAAGCACAGATCCATATTGGATCACGTGATCTGGTTAATCATGCAATAAACAAGGAGCTAGTGGACGCAGCAGACCGATTGCTCGTCCAGCCGGAGTATATGACACTTGCAGAATTCACCCATTGGGAGACTTCATTGTCTGGGATATCACTACTTCCCAGGAAAAATTTACTCAACAGCCATGTTGCGGTGAAATCAGAGGGCGCTATCGCAAGGATGCGACAAGCACAGTTGATTTCTGATTCTGTATTCAAGGAAGTTTGCGAGTCGATTACGCCGGGGGTTCGCGAAAATGAATTGGCGGCAATGATTGATTACCGTCACATGATTCGTGGCGCTTCTGGAATGGCTTTCGAAACTATCGTTGCTTTTGGTGCAAATAGCGCACTCCCACATGCCCGCCCAAGTAATCAGAAATTACGTATAGGTGACCCGGTACTATTAGATTTTGGATGCATATTTAATGGATATGCTTCAGACATGACGCGGACACTGTATTGCGGGGTGCCAGAGGGGGAGTTTAGGACTGCCTATAAAGCGGTTCAGGAAGCACAAGATCAGGCCATACAAGTGGCTCATGATGGCATTAAAACTTCGGAGGTTGATCAAGCAGCTAGATCCATTCTGACCTCAAAGGGGTTGGGAGAATTTTTCAGCCACAGTACTGGGCATGGCATTGGCCTAGAAGTCCATGAATGGCCCCGTATTTCGGCGAACTCATCAGCCACCTTACTCAAAGGACATACGGTTACAATTGAGCCCGGGGTTTATTTGCCGGACAAATTTGGAATTCGAATTGAGGATACAGTGGTGATTGGCTCGTCCGCCTGTGAGCGGTTATCCCACATTGAGCGCGACCTGATAACTATCTGA